The Thermacetogenium phaeum DSM 12270 genome segment GACCCGACTCGGTGTCGTGTTGTATTTCTCCGCTATCGCCGGATAGAGCTCTTTTGTGACGGCTCCCAGCAAACTTGTCTCCTCGACGACCATAATGATGGCATCTCTTATATACTGATACCCGCGCACATGGGCGGGAACCCCCATCTGGTGAATCAGGTTCGTCACTTCAACATCCAGGTTGCGCACCCGCGGCTGGGAGGAATTGCGGACCGGCTCTATTTGGTTGTTCGCCAACTGCCGCACCCGATTGGCAAGCACCTCCAGATCAAACGGCTTTAAGATGTAATAGTTCGCTCCCAACTCCACCGCTCGCTTGGTCATGGCCTCCTGCCCGAAAGCGGTGAGGATGATCACTTTCGGGCGATTGTCATCATAATCCATGGCAAGCTTTTCAAGAACTCCAATTCCGTCGAGATGAGGCATGATCAGATCGAGAATCATAACATCCGGCATTTCCTGCTGCAGCATCTCCAAAGCCTGCACTCCGTCATAAGCAACGCCGCAAACCTCACAATCCTCAACTCCATCGAAATATTCCTTTAAAATCTCACAAAATTCCCGATTATCATCGACAATCATGATTTTTACCTTACTTGCCATGCAGTTTCGCCCCCTAATAACATGGTTACCTTATTTTCTATATTTTCTCATTTGTAGATTCGACGGATGAGTACCAATATCCTGCTTCGAATTATGGAAAAAGATGGCTAAACGTGGAGCCGTGGATTTACGCTGTGGATTATTGAGGCCATTTTACTTCAGTCGAGCTCAAAGCGGAGAACAACGGGGGTAGTAGGCGGGCTTTAAAAACGGTTTTGCATCTTTATTCAGCAGCAAGCTGTTTGGCGCGCTGTTCTTCGTCGCCGGGATCAACCCCACTTCTTCCAGCATCAGCTCGGCCAGCACCCCGTAGCCGCGCTTGGGGTCATTGACGAAAACATGGGTAACCGCTCCAACCAGCTTCCCGTTCTGTATGATGGGGCTGCCGCTCATTCCCCGAATAATCCCTCCAGTCCGGCGCAGCAGATCGGGATCGGTTATTTCAATAATAAACGACTTGCCGTCGGGGCGCGGTCTGGGGAAGACAGTCTTTATGTAAATTTGAAACGCCTCGATGGTTTCACCGCTCAACACCGTAAGCATGGTAGCAGTGCCCTCATGCACCTGACTGCTCATGGCGACAGGCAGAGGATGGGAGAAAAAAGGATTCGTTAAGTCTCGATGAAGCGTGCCGAAGATGCCGTATTTTGTGTTTTTGGTGATACTTCCCGAAACACCGCTCTCATTAAAAAAGACCCCTATTTTCTCCCCAATGCGGCTCCTTTCCCCTTTTTGAATTCCCTGCACCGATGCCATGACGATCTTCCCATCGCTGAGATCCAGGGCTCTTCCGCTCTCGGAATCCGTAATCTCATGTCCGAGGGCACCGAACTTCTTCGTTTGGGCTTCATAAAAAGTAAGTGTCCCTACTCCGGCAGCACCGTCACGGACGAGAAGCCCGATCCGGTAGCGCCGCGTGTCC includes the following:
- the spoIVB gene encoding SpoIVB peptidase is translated as MGEKVELGTLFPDYLAKRIFALIDDGEGNLIWEEEGFLLGSTQAAMEKAPIAAAPGLFKLELRLFGFVPLKKVILQVITPVKVMAGGQSIGVILNSTGVLVVGYSNIPGVLGTGSCPAREAGIMPGDLIIKVENATVHSDVQMSFLIDELARKREQIRLQVKRGGHLREYWVKPEFCRDTRRYRIGLLVRDGAAGVGTLTFYEAQTKKFGALGHEITDSESGRALDLSDGKIVMASVQGIQKGERSRIGEKIGVFFNESGVSGSITKNTKYGIFGTLHRDLTNPFFSHPLPVAMSSQVHEGTATMLTVLSGETIEAFQIYIKTVFPRPRPDGKSFIIEITDPDLLRRTGGIIRGMSGSPIIQNGKLVGAVTHVFVNDPKRGYGVLAELMLEEVGLIPATKNSAPNSLLLNKDAKPFLKPAYYPRCSPL
- the spo0A gene encoding sporulation transcription factor Spo0A, encoding MASKVKIMIVDDNREFCEILKEYFDGVEDCEVCGVAYDGVQALEMLQQEMPDVMILDLIMPHLDGIGVLEKLAMDYDDNRPKVIILTAFGQEAMTKRAVELGANYYILKPFDLEVLANRVRQLANNQIEPVRNSSQPRVRNLDVEVTNLIHQMGVPAHVRGYQYIRDAIIMVVEETSLLGAVTKELYPAIAEKYNTTPSRVERAIRHAIELAWDRGNVELMNKFFGYTIDVERGKPTNSEFIAMVADRLRVGAKVS